gttgatttttgttgattttcatttgttaATCCGTAGACTAAGTTTCTCGCACACGCAGACACACACCCAACACTTTCATTCATGCAAAACAGACAATTTCATTTGGAATTTAACGCTTTTGTTtagttattattgtttttatggATTCGGCTTTAGTTCAATTATTTAAGCACTCTAGTTCAAATTTTAAAGATAACCATCGAacaagcaaacgaaaaatgtGCATTATAATCTAAAAACGTGAGGAACCATGTCACTTAAATTTAAGAGGGCGATACCGAAAACAGACCCCTTAATCATTTGTAGATGATaagaagaacaaaaaatggctaaaaacaaaaaaaacaaatatcacacaaaaacaaacacgtTCATTAAATTCATCCACATAAACTTAATGTTTAAGAACTATCGTTTAAGAGTTGAAAGTTGAAAACTTCTGCTAGGTACAATTTACgcttattatttgtttatttttatgtaatcCGTAACCGAACAACAAGGCCCCGAAACACAAACGCatacaagaaaacaaatattttaccatgtaatgattattatttaagcAAAGCTTATTTTTGCATCAAAAAAGGCAATATTATTGAACAAAGAccattaattttaaatatacttaATACACGACGAAAAAGAACTGAAATTACTTGCTTTTTTATCTTTCAATGGCGCCAGATGCGCAATAAGCGCGGGGATTTCTTGGTTTACGCTTTTCCAGGAATTTCCACTTTAAAATTGGCGCCCAAAGCGAGTAGTTGCAATTTGTGAGGGCCAGAGGGCGCTGTGTCTGCAGACAAGTTTGTATAACAGCGGCGACATTTTGGCAGACTGTTATACAAAAGGTATGTTACtttaaatttctttgaattagAGATGTACGCGTGATGCGTTTTCGACAAGCAATTAATCGTATAGAAGGGGTACACAAAAACCATCagttaaatttgtttatataaattggTGGCCTAACACTTTCTGATAATCGGCTTATGATATTTGAATTTCTGCCATTTTTTTAACATAAGCAGATTATTCTCGTCCACACCTAGTCGAATTTCTCCTTAAAACTATAACCGCTTTAATGCCCAAAAAAAAGTGTGGATTAAAGCCAAACTTGGTTTGTGGCAATAAGCCAAAGGCAGGGCTCCagctacaaaaatatttccatgccAAATTAACCCTATAAAGACTGATAACCAGTGCAGTTAATAAAATAAGTTATAATTAGCcattcaaataaatacaattaatttgaatcaaaaaataaataaataaataataaatactttaaaggCTGACCCAGATATAACTTGAAAGTGGGGCCTCTTTCAAAGGGTTAAGGCCCCTCCTGTGAGCCAGCATGCTGCGaatgtctgtctgtctctaTGTCCGTTTGCACTTGGTCTATTATGgtttgtttttgccacttttcGTGGCCCCTTATCTGGGTAGCTTCCGCCATGGGGGGTGGCCGAAAAGGTAGGGGGCGTGGGGTGTTTATCAGGTTAAGGGGTTGGGTGAACTCTAGGGTCGAGTGGCCTGAAGTGCCCAGTGGCATACGAAATAGAAAGAAATGGGTTAATCAGCGCAATTAGGGTCAAAAACACGTAGTGACATCTACACATTCTACGCAGCGATGTGTGCAGCGTGAATcaaaattgcgcatacgccggGTAAGCCCTGCCATTATTTCATTGCAATCGCCCGCTGAGTGTTTCGTGTGGGTCACACatgtgctattttttttttgttttttacctCATATGATTTTTCTGCTACATATGAGCACTATGATAGAACCAGAATATTGTTGCTGCGATTCTCTGCGCCGACGCAAAGCAGCGTTTCAATCTCTAAGCCGTCGACGTTTCGCTGGCTCTCCGGTTTTCTAACTACGCCTGTATGGGTGAGCGGTGTAATAACCACGGGCTATAAGATAAAAGCGCCGCGCTCAGTAAACTTTAGATTCGCGTCGACCGTCGACCGTCGAACAGGTCGCACTCCTGCGTGTTGTACTGTTTTCCTGCTCTTCTGTGGCTCCAGCAACAACGGTTGGTGTCTCTACAATTTTTTGTGTGTCAAGCACCTCGAGAGTGCAGCTTCAACCGAATTgaatcgcaaaaaaaaaaataagaacgCCAAATTTAACCCCGAAATCACGAGACAGCAACTACGCACTCAAAACAAGTGCCGAAAAAAAAGCATAGAGTGACACAAGTGTGTTAAGAACACACAGCCCAAAAGAATACGTACTCAAAGCCAAGAAAAAACAAGTTTCAAGTGCTCAACTGTGCACCATAAATAATGagttgccaaaaataattCCCCAACGTCTTCGtgaatatttgaatatatttatattttgttaaaacaaaagtttaaaGACTCAGGAAGAAATCATCATATATAATGATTATTTTCGATTATTAAGTATTCAGGATCTGAATGCAGGTTTTTTGAACTTAATAAATTCGTTTAATTACATACAGCTTTCGAATTTCTTATTCATTAgcattttattgcacttttacTTGCTTTATTGACTTTGATTTTATTCAAAGGTTTTGGAGCTAGTGTCTTGACCGCTGTTGTTCCTACTCCCAGTTAACTCGAAGGGATCAATTGATGGGTCAATGTCACAGCAGCACGTGTTTGACTTTTTAGAGAAATCACAGCAAGTtaacaattgcatttaattcaattggAGTGAATAGTTTTGTTGTTCTTCGATTCGGCAATTTTTTTGCACGTTTTCTCAACAGTTTCCTGTATTAAAAAGTCatcaaaacaataaattcagTGATCTTTACTTGATCAATAACATATATTAGGCATTCACCTAACGCGGTAAAATGTCTGTTATATTTATCTATGTGGGCCCAATCAATATTCAGTTATCATACCAAAATATATGATAATCTTTAAAGTTCACTGACCCCATTTCCAATCATTTATATGCAACCAAAGAACCCAGAAAGTAGAACCACTTTTGCATAATTAAGAGTGGAGCTAAAAGAAGTCCAGAAAAATAAACTAGCAGGGAATTGCAATCTGGTTAATCCAGTATAGTGCCAGAATCTATGCAGGTTTTCTTCTTTACTCGCTTGGGATGTTCTGGTAGGACTACATCTATAAGGTTGTAAGTCATAGATACTCAGTTGCACCTTAAAAGTAATTAAGTGTTAAAGCTTGTTGTTTAATGGCTGGCTtatttaactaaatatttaaacgttGAACAAAAAGTATTAtagtattatattataagtGCAAAAACCAAAGTGATGGCGTGGGAATATCGTTGATgggtataataaacaaactttgacAGCAACCGAGATTCTGAGTTGTATAGCCTTAGCCTTAAAAAGCAAACAGTAAACATTAgttattatatacatatatttaaacaaacgCAGCAGTTGCTCTTAGTTCCTAGTAACtatttaactttaacttgTTACTAGTAACGGCACAATATTTATTCAGCACTTCATCAGCTGATCAACTACAGGTACTCCGATATCATTCAGTACCCCTGGCATCGGTTATAATCACAATTATCCACATATGCACATTTATCAGGTAGCCGGCGGGGCATAATGCCAATTGTGAGGAGAGTTTCAATCGGGTTTCATTGGCCCAGACCTTAATACGTGCCCGGCATAGCCATccaaacataataaataaaacaatttgcattaatttgaAGTAAATCAGCGAAACCGCATAAACAGCAAAAAGTGCGGTGCGAATTATACAGTGGACATCAGTCAGCCATTgtattttgttaaaaaaattaattgtttatcATTAACTCAGTGAGAGAAAGCAAAACCTATGTATTCAAATGGGCACTGACGATTAcaattaaagtaaaataatacGAGATTTCTGTTAGTGGATACCCACTGTTTATGATTTGCCAAAGTGATTTCGTTAATTGCTTTACTTTGCTCTGCTCGAACGCCCCGCCAATAAGTGATTCACCCCCTTCCTCCGCCTTTTCCCACAGAATTGGTAATGAAGTGGTTTCTGCTGTTTGTGGCGGCCCTTGGCCTGGGATTAGCCACCGCCGACTCCATCGATGCCATCGACTCCAGCGAGACCACCGGGTCCACCTACAACTACTACCGCCTGCCCACATCGCTGCGCCCGCAGAAGTACCACCTCCGCATCCTCACACTGCTGGAAAATCCGGAGGACCTGCGCTTCTCCGGCTCCGTGAAGATACTGATTGAAGCCCTGGAAAACACCAGGAACATAACGCTGCACTCCAAGAATCTGACCATCGATGAGTCCCAGATCACTCTGCGCCAGATCGGCGGAGAGGGCAAGAAGGAGAACTGCGTTTCCTCCACGGCGGTGAATCCCTCCCACGACTTCTACATCCTCAACACCTGCCAGGAACTCCTGGCCGGCAACACCTACGAGTTGTACATGCCCTTCGCCGCCGACTTGAACCGCCAACTTGAGGGCTACTACCGCAGCTCCTACAAGGATCCCGTGGCCAATCTCACCAAGTGCGTCTGCATACTTTTGGAAGTCTGCAACTGATGCAAACTGATGGGTTACTTCCTATTGCAGATGGATCTCCGTTACCCAGTTTGAGCCCGCATCGGCCCGATTGGCATTTCCCTGCTTTGATGAGCCCGACTTCAAGGCTCCTTTCGTGGTCACCTTGGGATATCACAAGAAGTACACGGGTTTGAGCAACATGCCCGTGAAGGAAACCAAGCCACAGTTAGTTTCAAATAGCTGCTAGAACTTTTCACAGAATCTAAAGTAAGCTTGCTCTTTCAGTGAAACCCTCGCCGACTACATATGGTGCGAGTTCCAGGAGTCGGTGCCCATGTCCACCTACCTGATTGCCTACTCCGTGAACGATTTCTCGCACAAGCCCTCCACCCTGCCAAATAGCGCTCTATTCCGGACTTGGGCCAGGCCCAATGCCATCGATCAGTGCGATTATGCTGCGGAGTTCGGACCCAAAGTGCTGCAATACTACGAGCAGTTCTTCGGCATCAAGTTCCCGCTGCCCAAGATCGATCAGATTGCGGTGCCCGATTTCAGTGCCGGTGCCATGGAGAACTGGGGTCTGGTCACCTACCGGGAGATCGCCCTGCTCTACTCGGCGGCGCACTCCTCGCTGGCGGATAAGCAACGGGTGGCCAGCGTGGTGGCCCATGAGTTGGCCCACCAGTGGTTCGGCAACCTGGTCACCATGAAGTGGTGGACCGACCTGTGGCTCAACGAGGGCTTCGCCACATATGTGGCCAGCTTGGGTGTGGAGAATATCAATCCGGAATGGCGTTCCATGGAGCAGGAGTCGCTGTCCAATCTGCTGACCATTTTCCGTCGGGACGCCCTGGAGAGCAGCCATCCCATCTCGAGACCCATCCAAATGGTGTCGGAGATCTCGGAGAGCTTCGATCAGATCTCGTACCAAAAGGGCTCCACGGTGCTGCGAATGATGCATCTGTTCCTGGGCGAGGAGTCCTTCCGCTCTGGTCTGCAGTCCTATCTGCAGAAGTTCTCCTACAAGAATGCCGAGCAGGACAATCTCTGGGAGTCGCTGACCCAGGCAGCTCACAAGTACCGATCTCTGCCCAAGAGTTATGACATCAAGAGCATCATGGACTCCTGGACCCTGCAAACTGGGTAGGTGCTTGCCAGATAATCCCTCTTTAAGTTACCACTAAATTCCTACCTTATTTGCTACCAGCTACCCTGTGATCAACGTGACGCGAGACTACTCCGCCAGAACGGCGAAGCTCAACCAGGAGCGCTACCTCCTGAACACCCAGGTGTCCCGAGCTCATCGCGGCGGCTGCTGGTGGGTGCCACTGAGTTACACCACGCAGGCGGTGCAGGACTTCAACAACACGGCGCCCAAGGCTTGGATGGAGTGCGGCAAGAATGGCGAGAGCCTGCCCAAGACCATTCAGGATCTGCCAGGACCCGATCAGTGGGTGATCTTCAACACGCAGCTCTCGACGCTGTACAAGGTCAACTACGATGCCCAGAACTGGAAGCTGCTCATTGAGACCTTGACCAATGGAGATTTCCAGCGCATCCACGTGATCAACCGAGCTCAGTTGATCGACGATGCCCTATATCTGGCCTGGACCGGGGAACAGGACTACGAGATCGCCATGCGACTGATCGAGTATCTGCAGCGGGAGCGCGAGTATCTGCCCTGGAAGTCGGCCTTCGAGAATCTGAAGCGAGTGGGTCGCATTGTCCGCCAGACACCCGATTTCGAGTTCTTCAAGGTAGGTGCTGGTGTTCCAAAGTGTGTCCTACTGCTCTTCTACAACGTGCTACCCGTGTAATCTCATTCTCATTTGTATTTCGAAACGATCCTTTCAAAATTGCTCACACCTAACTCCATCTACACACCTAACTTGCCATGGGCAACCTGACACCACCGACAGTTGTTCTTTGTCGTAAGTCTGAGCGCGTCTCGAAAACCAGTTAAGATGCCCGGCACTGCTTTTAACTAAACCATTAACTTCTAATAATGATGAACATATGACATGTGCCGGGTATATAAACCTTAGAGTCCTTAGAGTATAATTGCATTATAGCACCTAATGTATATCTCTACTTGAACCCCACATACAGCGCTACATGAAGAAGCTGATCTTCCCGATCTACGAGCACCTGAATGGCATCAACGACACATTCAGCTCGATTCCGCAGCAGGATCAGGTGCTGCTGAAGACGATGGTGGTCAACTGGGCGTGTCAGTACCAGGTGGGCGATTGTGTGCCCCAGGCGTTGGCCTACTACCGCAACTGGAGATCGGAGGCCAATCCCGACGAGAAGAACCCGGTTCCGATCAACGTTCGCAGCACTGTTTACTGCACCTCCATAAAGCACGGATCCGATTCGGATTGGGAGTTCCTGTGGACGCGGTACAAGAGATCCAATGTGGCCGCTGAGAAGCGCACCATTTTGACTGCTCTGGGTTGCTCGAGGGAGGTGTGGGTGCTGCAGCGCTATCTGGAGCTGACCTTTGACCCCAAGGAGGCTATTCGCAAGCAGGACTCGATGTGGGCCTTCCAGGCGGTGGCCTTCAATGAGGTGGGCTTCCTGCTGGCCAAGAAGTATTTCATGGACAACGTCGACTTCATCTACAAGTTGTAAGTTTTCCTCCTTGAGTTGCGATAAAAGTTCGGCTAAgagtttcctttttttcagCTATCATCCGCTGACCAAGGACATGTCACGCCTCCTCTCGCCGCTTTCCGAGCAGGTCATCACGCTGAGCGACTTCAACGAGTTCAAGGACTTCGTAAACAACTCCCGACAGTCGCTGAAGGGACTGGAACAGGCCATCCAGCAGACCCTGGAGATCATGCTCACCAATGTGCAGTGGAAGGAGCGGAACTACCACCAGATGTCCCGCTCCATCCAGCAGCTCCTCTAGATTACTCAATTCCCACTTCCCAGTTCCCTGTTCCCTGTCCAGCTTCTCATCAGCTCACCAAGCTCAGCAGGAATATTATGAATGTTTAAAGTCgcttaaataaacaatttaatactCCCGTATTCGTGTATCTCAAGATGGAAGTCTTTTAATTTCTGAAAAAAAAGGTGAAAGgctcttaaaaatattatctAATAACCAGTTGTAAAGGTTAAATCCATTTTCTACGGCTAGAGGcaagttaaaattaaatttgtttcgtACTTTTTGCAAAATGATTGAGGACGCACATAGTATGCATTGCAAAGaattttaaactaaatatttttaatgaaaaatacaaGCTTGTTATATGCTTCAACAGGATATGTTCTTATATTTCTtcaaatatacaatttaaaaccATTGGCTTTCTACTGCGAGCATTGGGCTCTAAAATGACGTATACGCCCGGTAAGCCCCACTTTGTTTCGCAGCTGATACTGATTCTCTGCGCTCCTAATTTTCCAATTTAGTTTCGCTCTGCGAAATAGTAGACTCAGTTCGATCGTCGAACTAGACGCATTCGGTCACTATCCTCGGTTGAGTTCAGTAGTGCCACTTGTGGCTATCGGTTTGCCTATTAGTTCCCTTGTCTTTTTTCTAAGTAAACGAATTTGTTACCAAATCGTGAAACACGTTCTAAATATAATGCCAAATAACTAAAGTGACTCTATTGTGTGTCTGAGAATAGTTGAACTTTGTTCTGAGACTTTGTTTGTGTTTGAGTAGTTTCTAATAATTTATCACAGTTTGGTGTGAACTACTAGAAATATAgataaaatggcaaaacatacatacatacatatatgcacaaaaaagaactctaaaaataattagtttctttgttttgaaattgctTAAaggttacatattttacaagTTCGATTTGTTTACATTGCGAATAATCAATTACCCCTATAATTTCTGATTAAAATTCCGGTTCATGACATCGACAGATGTGAGAGATCCGCTGGTGATAGTGATTTTTGATAAGCCATGAATGAAAAATAGATTTCACGCCAGCTTTATAAAATGAGAACACTATGTGTATAACTGAAAATTAACAACTCTTTTCTTCGTCGAGCTAAAGATACTTTCTTAACTGAATGTTAACTGTATCAGGTCATTGCACCCAAAGTTCTAGAGATTTGAAtaagtattttgatcagaacattggaaatattggtccgaacatggaatgtcatacctcgttgagttcgtaatttaatttccaatcgaactgtttttacaaaaaaatattaaatttttttcacattttgttgaaatttttgatgatgatttttgaatgtaaTTTTGTATTCCTCAGTGTCGGCCATGAAGTGTTTTCTCTGGGTCGTTCTGGTTATTAGCCTGGATTTATCTTCGGCGAACTCGATTTCTAGCTATAACCACTATCGACTGCCAACTGCCCTAAGACCTCAAAAGTATTACTTGCGTATCCTGACACTGTTGGAAAATCCGGATGATCTCCGCTTCGCCGGCAGTGTGCAAATCGTCATTGAAGCACTGGAGAACACAAGGAACATCACGCTGCACTCCAAGAACCTGACCATCGATGAGTCCCAGATCACCCTGCGCCACATTAGTGGGTCGGGAAGTAAGGATAATTGTGTGTCCTCCACATCCGTTAATCCCACCCACGACTACTATATTCTCCACACCTGTCGGGAACTTCTGGCCGGCAATGTGTACAAACTGTGCCTTCCATTCTCTGCCGAGCTCAACCGTCAACTCTTTGGTTACTACCGCAGTTCCTACAAGGATCCTGTGACCAACACGACACGGTGCGTTGCCATCCTTCAAGCGGAACTTCATCCATCAGATAACTAGATCTTCcttatttcagttggctgtCTGCTACGCAATTCGAGCCAGCCGCCGCTCGAAAGGCATTCCCCTGCTTCGATGAGCCAGGCTTTAAGGCATCCTTTGTGGTCACTTTGGGTTATCACAAGCAGTTCACAGGACTCAGCAATATGCCCGTGAAGGAAATCGAGACACAGTAGGTTCTCTTCCccatttctttatttattttactaatTTGGTATTATTTCCTGCGAGCAGCGAAAGCCTTCCAAACTACGTATGGTGCGAGTTCGAGCAGTCGGTGCCGATGTCCACCTACCTGGTGGCATATTCGGTCAATGATTTCTCCTTTAAGCCATCCACTCTGCCAAATGGAGCTCTATTCCGGACTTGGGCCAGACCCAATGCCATCGATCAGTGCGATTATGCCGCGGAGTTCGGACCCAAAGTGCTGCAATACTACGAGCAGTTCTTCGGCATCAAGTTCCCGCTGCCCAAGATCGATCAGATTGCCTTGCCCGATTTCAGTGCCGGTGCCATGGAGAACTGGGGTCTGGTGACCTACAGAGAAACCACACTTCTCTACTCGCCAACCCACTCTTCACTGTCGGACCAACAGAACCTGGCGAATGTAATTGCCCATGAGTTGGCCCATCAATGGTTCGGTAATCTGGTGACGATGAAGTGGTGGACTGACCTTTGGCTGAACGAGGGATTCGCCACCTATGTGGCCGGCCTGGGAGTCCAGCAATTCCATCCGGAGTGGCACTCAAGGGATAAGGGTATTTTGACCGCTCTGATCACCTCCTTTCGCCTGGACTCGCTGGTGAGCAGCCATCCCATTTCGAGGCCCATTCAAATGGTGACGGAGATCGAGGAGAGCTTTGATGCAATCTCCTACCAAAAGGGATCTGCAGTGCTGCGGATGATGCATTTGTTCATGGGGGAAGAGTCGTTCCGATCCGGACTAAAGGAGTATCTTCAGCTTCACGCCTATAAGAACGCTGAACAGGATAATCTTTGGGAGTCACTCACCTCAGCAGCCCACCAAAGTGGAGCTCTTGACGGGCACCTTTACATAAAGACCATCATGGACTCGTGGACTCTGCAAACCGGGTAAGTCCACACTAGAGTTCATATCCTTTCCGATATCTTCAACTGCCTCACTCAGATATCCTGTGCTCAATATTACCCGTGACTATTCGGCCGGAACCGCTATGCTTACCCAGGAACGTTACTTGCGCAATTCCCAGATACCCCGAGCCGAACGCGTTGGCTGCTGGTGGGTGCCACTGAGCTATACCACCCAGGTGGAAAAGCACTTCAACAACACGGGACCTAGGGCATGGATGGAGTGCAGCAATACTGGCGAAAGTGTGCCCACAACTATTGATCTTCTTCCTGGACCCGAAGAATGGCTGATCTTTAATATTCAGCTGTCGACCCCTTACAAAGCCAACTACGATGCCAGAAACTGGAAGCTTTTGATTGATACTTTGAACAGCGGGGAGTTCCAGAGCATTCACGTGATCAATAGGGCCCAGCTCATAGACGATGTCCTGTACTTCGCCTGGACAGGAGAGCAGGACTACGACACCGCTCTGCAACTGACCAACTATCTGCAGAGGGAGCGGGATCTTATTCCTTGGAAAGCGGCCCTGGACAACTTGAAGTTGCTGAACCGCCTCCTACGACAAACTTCCAACTTTGGTTCATTCAAAGTATGTTTAAGATCTATTGTAAGATGACTAACCTCTTCAATGCAATGCTTTATTTCCAGCGATACATGAAGAAGCTTCTTACCCCGATCTATGAGCACCTCAACGGAATGAACGACACGTTCAGTTCGATTACTCAGCAGGATCACGTCCTTTTGAAGACAATGGTGGTCAATGTGGCCTGTCAGTACCAGGTGGGGGATTGTGTGCCCCAGGCGTTGGCCTACTACCGCCACTGGAGATCGGAGGCCAATCCCGACGAGAACAACCCGGTGCCAATAAACCTTCGCAGCACAGTGTACTGCACAGCACTAGGACAAGGCAGCGAAGAGGATTGGGACTTCCTGTGGTCGCGGTACAAGAAATCGAACGTGGGCTCCGACAGGCAGACCATCTTAAGTACTTTGGGCTGTTCGAAGGCGGTTTGGATACTGCAGCGCTACATGGAAAAGGCCTTCAGTCCCAAGAGCGGCATTCGCAAGCAGGACTCAGCGCTCTGCTTCCAGGCGGTGGCCTCCGGACAAGTGGGCTTCCTGCTGGCCAAGCAATACATGATGGAAAATATTGAGTTTATCTACAAGTAGTAAGTGTAACTATTGGGAGTGAAATGTGATTATATGGTGATTATGTTTTCGTTTTAGCTATTATCCACAGATAAGAGCCTTGTCGAGTCTGCTTCTGCCATTTTCCGAGCAAGTTAGTACAATGAGTGATCTGAATAAGTTCAGGTCCTTTGCCAACGACTCACGGCACTTCCTGAAGGGCATTCGTCAGGCGATGCAGCAGAGCCTGGAGACGATGCTCACCAATGTGCAGTGGATGGATCGGAACTATCAGCACTTCTCCCGGACTATACAGCACCATCTGTAATGATCATTTTTGAGAAAAGTATAGAAAAAGCTCTCGAATGAGCTTAGAGCCTCCTGAATAGAGCACTTAATGTTATAGTATTATAAGTGATTGgaaatacaaaacaagagaaatcGCTTTAGTTGAGTTTCTCGACTTTCaaatacccattactcagATAGTGGGGTCGAATATGGAAGGAATGTCGGTAGAAATTGGgaaagaaatattaaaataaaaaccaagagGGACCGTGTAAAGACCATTAAATACTATTTTGGCctaaaaagttaataaaattgAACTTCTTctcaaaaacgaaaagaaacaTATATACCCAATGTTAATTGCTTTATATTCTCTCTTGAAGTAGTAAgctttttgtattattaaatttatgtatattattcTTGATCTTAAAGTGAGCCGCATTCAGTCTTCGACTTCATCGCGTTCAGAGGTGCGGCAAATAATTCCGGAAAGAGTGATAGCTGAAAGCAGATCCACACAAGTAGTTTATAGGTTCATTGGATTTGTTAATTGATAAGaatgatttttattgaatgtGTGGATCGGTGACGTACTcgtatatttaattttctgtggtgCTGATATCGATCTCATTATCAGGATCGAAAATGAATTGGCTTCCCATATTAGTGGCTGCTTTCTGGCTTCTGGGCCTAGTGGAATCGGAGTCCAGCTATGACTACTACAGACTGCCGACTGCTCTGCGTCCCCAAAAGTATGATTTGCGTATTCTAACTCTACTGGAGCATCCAGAGAATCTCCGCTTTAGCGGCACTGCAAAAATTGTAATTGAGGTTCTGCAAAACACCAACAATATAACGCTTCACGCGAAGAATCTGCACATAAATGAGTCCCAAATTGTGCTTAAGGAAATAAGCGTTGAGGGAAACACGGATATCTGTATTTCCTCCACCGAAGTGAATTCCATCCACGACTTCTATATCCTTAACACCTGTAAAGAGCTATTGACGGGTCGTGTCTATGAGCTGAGCTTACCCTTTTCAGCTGAGTTAAACACACAACTTGAGGGCTACTACCGCAGCTCCTACGTGGATCCTGTGACCAATGAGACGAGgtatgtgcatacatatcATATGATTGTTTCAACATTTAAGGAAGCACTTCCAGATGGATCTCCATTACGCAGTTCGCCCCAGCGTCAGCACGATCGGCATTCCCCTGTTTTGATGAGCCGGCATATAAAGCGCCGTTCCTTGTGACTTTGGGTTATCATAAAAACTACACAGGCCTAAGCAATATGCCAGTAAAGGAAACAAAGGCACAGTAATGATTACAATTTGTACCTCCTCTCATTGAAATACTTGCTAGTAATCTCTTCTTGCAGTGAATCACTTTCCGATTTCGTATGGACGGAGTTTCAGGAGTCGGTGCCCATGTCCACCTACTTGGTTGCCTATTCCGTCAACGATTTCTCCAGCAAGCCATCCACTTTACCAAATGGACCCCAGTTCCGAACCTGGGCACGTGCGAATGCCATCGATCAGTGCGATTATGCGGCTGAGTTTGGCCCCAAAGTTTTGCAATTCTATGATGAGTTCTTCGGCATCAAGTTCCCACTGCCCAAGATCGATCAGTTTGCCGCTCCGGACTTGAGTTACAATG
This genomic stretch from Drosophila yakuba strain Tai18E2 chromosome 3R, Prin_Dyak_Tai18E2_2.1, whole genome shotgun sequence harbors:
- the LOC6538065 gene encoding aminopeptidase Ey isoform X4, with translation MKCFLWVVLVISLDLSSANSISSYNHYRLPTALRPQKYYLRILTLLENPDDLRFAGSVQIVIEALENTRNITLHSKNLTIDESQITLRHISGSGSKDNCVSSTSVNPTHDYYILHTCRELLAGNVYKLCLPFSAELNRQLFGYYRSSYKDPVTNTTRWLSATQFEPAAARKAFPCFDEPGFKASFVVTLGYHKQFTGLSNMPVKEIETHESLPNYVWCEFEQSVPMSTYLVAYSVNDFSFKPSTLPNGALFRTWARPNAIDQCDYAAEFGPKVLQYYEQFFGIKFPLPKIDQIALPDFSAGAMENWGLVTYRETTLLYSPTHSSLSDQQNLANVIAHELAHQWFGNLVTMKWWTDLWLNEGFATYVAGLGVQQFHPEWHSRDKGILTALITSFRLDSLVSSHPISRPIQMVTEIEESFDAISYQKGSAVLRMMHLFMGEESFRSGLKEYLQLHAYKNAEQDNLWESLTSAAHQSGALDGHLYIKTIMDSWTLQTGYPVLNITRDYSAGTAMLTQERYLRNSQIPRAERVGCWWVPLSYTTQVEKHFNNTGPRAWMECSNTGESVPTTIDLLPGPEEWLIFNIQLSTPYKANYDARNWKLLIDTLNSGEFQSIHVINRAQLIDDVLYFAWTGEQDYDTALQLTNYLQRERDLIPWKAALDNLKLLNRLLRQTSNFGSFKRYMKKLLTPIYEHLNGMNDTFSSITQQDHVLLKTMVVNVACQYQVGDCVPQALAYYRHWRSEANPDENNPVPINLRSTVYCTALGQGSEEDWDFLWSRYKKSNVGSDRQTILSTLGCSKAVWILQRYMEKAFSPKSGIRKQDSALCFQAVASGQVGFLLAKQYMMENIEFIYKYYYPQIRALSSLLLPFSEQVSTMSDLNKFRSFANDSRHFLKGIRQAMQQSLETMLTNVQWMDRNYQHFSRTIQHHL